The region TTCTGTTCAGTTTTTCTACGCTTGATGAGAGTCTTAAAAGGATTGTTGCGTTGTATCGTTGTGGGCAGACCCCGCCACTGGATGCCTCCTTGAACCAGACATTTAGAAGGgtgagttttttgtttttacataaaGACAGTGGAATAAGTGtaaaggtgggtcttttttattttttgtaatcaaTAAGGTGGAACAATACGATGAGAAAATGGATGAGTTTTTCCTCCAACCAGCCTCAAATTTAAATTTTGATGCTGGAGATTCAGACTCTATTTCTCTGACCGATATGCCAGTTGGGGTGGTGTATTAGGAGGTTTGAATGATATACATTTACATACTCCGTGTTTATTTACAGCAGAATCCTCCGTTATGGCTCTGGGATGATTGCTTTGCTGAGTTGCTGCTCATGCTCCAACGTTTGAGTCCCTAATTCAGTGGAATGACAGACGTGCCAGTctgtgaaaattgtgttttttaccAGATAAGGGAGCTCAGCCAAGCCTGTGGACTTCGATATATCTACATGATTTTAGTTATAGTAGTAGCTATGAggacggggggggggcgggatgTTGAAGGAGAGTTTGGGTTGTGAGCAGAGCAGGGAGGGAAGGCATGAACAGAAAGAGAAAACAtgtgaaatgttttgtttttccacccTCTCAACTCCGTCCCATGCAGCTGTCGCTCCATTAAGTCAAACGTAAAGGAAAGTATGCTCCAGCCTGAATATACGCTGTGTTAATGATTGCACCACCCAAACAGAGAAGGATATGGATGCTGAAACTCCCGTTGCCATCCAAACATTTTTGCTTTGAGTGACACCTGCCtccacacacgcgcacacacctttcatcccctcccctcccttccTCTCCGGGATTTACATCACACTGCACTTGCCCTTCAGTCTCTCTGCGCGGGACTGCTTCCCAGAGCGCTTGCCGTCAATGTTGAGGCTCATGTTCCTCTTCTTGTCCAGGTTGAGGAGCTCCTGGAAGAGCTCCGTGACATTGTGGTTGGTCTTGGCTGACGTCTCCATGAAGGCGCACTTCCACTGGTTGGCTTGGGCCTCGCCGTCTTTGGTCTCCACTTCTCGCTGGGTCTCGTCACTCTTGTTACCCACAAGCATGATGGGGATCGCCTCAACATTGCCCTTTATGGCCAAGAcctgcagaaaaaaggaaaagtaggTGGTGGGATTGTTATGATTTGGACAGCAAGTGCTCTTTATGATTGTAGGCATGAACGTTGAACTCCAAAACAGCATGGATACGGAAATTTACAATTTTAAGACACACGTTTTAAAAGGTGCTTTTAATTAAAATAGTTTTGGAAAGACTAtttgaagcttcttttttttctcttatactAAATATTGTACTTTTTTGCTGTACGTTTCATATAAACCAATTATTTCTAAATATCAACTCTACAAAAGACTGGATAACATGAAGAACAGCATATATGTTTCAAGTGgctagaattaaaaaaaaatccaacctaCATAACCTTCTCCGTGAGAAGACCGGCCAAAATCTTGAAGTCgttctttgaaaataaaattcattacactgcaaaaattcatttttttaagaaagtaaaaaataaactattttgttaattttaagaattctagttAAGTGTATTATTCGTACCCCGCTGGCGAGTATATTTTTGAATAAAATACGGCAATTTTGACCAGATTTATGGaatgtttaatttatttcaacagggacggtttttgcagtgtagaaatAAACTGGTGATTTTTCTGGGGGTaaatttacatttgttttacacaaaaattgTAGGTCACAGACTTCACATGATAGACAATTAGAAACTGATTCTAATTTGGTTTTAATGTTCTGAGGAACATATTAAACGCATTTTTTTGGTCtgactagatcaggggtcggcaacctgcggctctagagcctcatacctctttagcaccgccctagtggctccctagAGGTTTTTCAAAAAacgttctttttttcctttttttcttctttttttctttttcctttcctttttaatctagacatttcgacttttttctcaacatttcgacttttttctcaacatttcgacttttttctcgaagtgcataatgaataaataaatctccccccagttataactaatgcTAACTAACTAATaactaactaatatagatacatgcagcatgtgttgccttcattctaaggcttatataagacttttcattttttgcggctccagatatatttgttttttgtgtttttggtccaatatggctctttcaacattttgggttgccgacccctggactagataGTGTCTTACATGCAGTTCTCACAGTACTCTGCAGCCTGGATAATCAGGGAGAAGTCTGGCTAGCAGAAATAACTCAACGCTCATAAACCCCACAGTACTTCCAGCGAATGCTTCATCAGATACAGTTTCACTGCATCACTTTTGCACTACACAGTTATTTACTTTGTCATTACATCTTTTCTTCATTTTGCAACATGGCCAACAGTCCTTGTCAAGTGTTGCAAAATCGTGTCACTGTGTGAAATTTCAGGTTTGAGTGGGTTGAGATTGAGAAAAGCCACTCACTCTGAGCAGCTGTTAGTTCAGATATTACCACGTTAGCTCCCATTCAGAGTTCCTCCCTGATTCTCCCAACTGAGAGCACTgcgaccagaggtgtcaaaagtattcacattcattactcaggtagaagtatagatactagagtttaaaaatactcctgtagaagttgaagtatcaactcaagttttttactcaagtaaaagtataaaagtactggtttcaaaactacttaaagtataaaagtaaaagtaatgtaagggggaaaaagccattaaggacaaaagccattgaaaatgaatgcatcttagtataatgcaaatatattaaagaaccatatatgtgtactattgagcattaacatgtgtttcagagagcaggagatatgatgactagttacctATAAGTATTTGTAATGGtgtaaaaagtcaaacttcagaggcatgttatcatttatcctaacctttattggagctaaactggacaagaacatctgaaacaaccacaaccaaattcactctatccggatggagaaatttaactggatagttttttttaaaggccgaaatgaaatagagtaacgtggctgtttttaaaatgtaaggagtaaaaagtacagataattgcgtgaaaatgtaagcagagccggattaacgcaaaggcagactaggcacgtgcctagggcccgacaggggggggggcccagacagagggacaaaaaaaaaaaaaaaaaaaaaaaaagtctgcacacatattaatggttgataacatgccggtaaaaacctaaggcatatatatatgtgcattattactatatttagtatacatacatatatatatacgcatacatacgcacagggccgccgcaagggatgtgcgaaccgtgcgaccgcacggggcctggcgccccaaggggcctggcgctatggaccgttttttttttcccccaattttttatttttttttccttataaatatcaacagtcacgttccattacagacctaaatgtgtactagtctgtgcatatcaataaatatatgtgcaatgatgacgcgtgtctgttgttcaatacaactgatcagaccaagcgcggacacaagctgctctgatccagacgggtggagttggaacaaactgtcacacaatgtcgagagaacgagacagattcaggaaatttccattaggggatgaaaaaagaaaaaaacaaaagaaaatggaagagtttaatgcctctctgaaaggcacgtttgataaatttgttacaaaaatcaccgatccgaccgggtctcaagcagccgtgaggccccgcgtcgaggaaagcccagatgatgatgaggcaggggaaggtatccagtattttgctaattggagagttaaaattgcgcatatagacacccgatccgacccgaaaaacccaaaaatgggcccccctggctatttcacacagggcctcgcaaatctctcaaacggctctgcatacgcatacacatacatacatatacacatacagacatacatactacagcacactttgtcttactgcaaattttattggtctttgtagatttgacttcttatttaactattcaatttaatcaacacatttaattaagattttctgcaaaatgctcacaatcgataagataagaatcatttaatagcatttaatagagcattgtaataacgtataaataataaaaatctaaaaatagtctgatagactgtttaatatacaacacatgacttattttggaatacaaagaaccaacttgactatgactttgctatgtaaaatgtgaattaagttttattagtaactttggtaagtttaagatttcataaataacatcgatggaggggggcccaaaaatcacagtctgcctagtgtagtccatttatttaatccggctctgaatgtaaggagtaaaagtaaaaagtcgtctgaaaaagaattactccagtgaagtatagataaccaaaattactacttaagtaaggtaacgaagtatttgtactttgttacttgacacctctgactgcGACTACTCATAAGTACTTTGCACAATAAACTCTTCTCTAATCCGCCCAGCCATCCACAAATACTCCTCACCTGTTGATAGATGGGTTTGAGCTCCTCCAGGGACTGTTTGCTTGTGATGGAGTAGACCAAGATGAAGGCGTGCCCCTTGGAGATGGAGAGACGCTGCATGGCCGGGAACTGGTGGCTCCCAGTCGTGTCTGTGATCTGGAGGGTGCAGACGCTCTTATCGCAGCTGATCACCTGGCGGTAGGT is a window of Cololabis saira isolate AMF1-May2022 chromosome 16, fColSai1.1, whole genome shotgun sequence DNA encoding:
- the diras1b gene encoding GTP-binding protein Di-Ras1b, whose translation is MPEQSNDYRVVVFGAGGVGKSSLVLRFVKGTFRDTYIPTVEDTYRQVISCDKSVCTLQITDTTGSHQFPAMQRLSISKGHAFILVYSITSKQSLEELKPIYQQVLAIKGNVEAIPIMLVGNKSDETQREVETKDGEAQANQWKCAFMETSAKTNHNVTELFQELLNLDKKRNMSLNIDGKRSGKQSRAERLKGKCSVM